A region from the Cellvibrio sp. PSBB006 genome encodes:
- a CDS encoding YdbH domain-containing protein, producing the protein MKSLLQKILAVLTYAALLLALIGLVCMWQIHRLATGLGVQSLDYRIATLTFYSVQFSRLSFRYDAANIHHQVSAEDLALQWEWPAAFTPQVLSLDIERLHWHMQRDDDIPVATASSPFTLPADWSIPDVLPASTHIRSAHLVLPCPVGECYLTGNLDVQREDNKVNAHGKFSPGKSFHQHYIDITADYQLNQQLPTLNLHMAAGDGIHALLQTQLMNAGALSWSSRLTATARYPDAWLLTALADWHISFDNQWQTINQPMALRAQWQLDVEPLLRIDTSPWHKLINGYAELDVEVKSPIAVEGVGKFSGDAALRINAVNGTLEAYDMSADVTVIEPVLPAALQPLGLDIERLDIHTQSQSTHVSFADLPVELAIKTVGESHINITMAGSVNTLAKTVRLPEIKMNAHVQHPQLHTKPWQWQGSMQGGWEKFSADGELTINNALIISHQLKRNPDEVQIDWQLQDSFLLAGNSFADLIKAWPPLLSLTQGKVKGEGRIGFDLEKNILKKASASLVMNDISGIYDTTTFQGLTTNLSLSAGPQVFTLNTDELRVKQINKGFVLGPLTASGGYTSEWQKPVGGKLSLQGFHMDVIGGSVTTPAQVFDLSQSKQYLMLTLDNIDLGLLLQQHPSTELSGSGRISGTVPIEITATGVSIPKGMVAARPPGGQLQLHSDRAEALAKSQPSMKLITDALEDFHYTVLASEVSYDEEGKLLLGLRLEGRNPALENGRPVHFNITLEEDLPAMITSIQLSSQISDVVKKRLQEHLQKRSTR; encoded by the coding sequence ATGAAATCCCTGTTACAAAAAATCCTTGCCGTGTTGACCTACGCTGCTTTACTGCTGGCGCTTATCGGTCTGGTTTGCATGTGGCAAATCCATCGATTGGCAACCGGGTTAGGCGTGCAGTCACTGGATTATCGCATTGCAACGCTTACCTTTTATTCAGTGCAATTCTCCCGGCTCTCTTTTCGATACGACGCGGCAAATATTCATCATCAGGTAAGCGCAGAAGACCTCGCACTTCAGTGGGAATGGCCAGCCGCGTTTACACCGCAGGTATTATCTCTTGATATTGAGCGCCTGCATTGGCACATGCAGCGGGATGACGACATACCGGTTGCCACGGCGAGCTCACCCTTCACCTTACCCGCAGATTGGTCAATTCCGGATGTTCTTCCTGCAAGTACGCATATTCGAAGCGCGCATCTGGTTTTGCCTTGCCCGGTTGGTGAATGTTATCTGACGGGCAATCTTGATGTTCAGCGCGAAGACAATAAGGTAAATGCACACGGGAAATTTTCACCGGGAAAAAGTTTTCATCAGCACTATATTGATATAACCGCTGATTACCAACTGAACCAACAATTGCCCACATTGAATTTGCACATGGCTGCCGGAGACGGTATTCACGCACTGCTACAGACACAATTAATGAATGCTGGAGCGCTGAGCTGGTCGAGCCGGTTAACTGCGACAGCCCGTTATCCGGATGCCTGGTTGTTGACGGCGTTGGCAGATTGGCATATCAGCTTCGATAATCAATGGCAGACAATCAACCAGCCCATGGCTCTTCGCGCGCAGTGGCAGTTGGATGTTGAGCCTTTATTGCGTATTGATACATCACCCTGGCATAAGCTAATAAACGGTTACGCCGAACTGGATGTTGAGGTTAAATCACCCATTGCTGTGGAGGGAGTCGGCAAATTTTCTGGCGATGCCGCATTACGCATCAATGCTGTTAACGGCACGCTGGAAGCTTACGATATGTCCGCAGATGTAACGGTGATAGAACCTGTCTTGCCGGCCGCTTTGCAGCCCTTGGGGCTGGACATAGAACGCCTGGATATTCACACGCAATCCCAATCTACCCATGTCAGCTTTGCTGATTTGCCGGTAGAGCTTGCCATTAAAACGGTCGGCGAGTCACACATAAACATCACTATGGCTGGATCGGTAAATACTCTTGCTAAAACCGTGCGTTTACCTGAAATAAAAATGAACGCGCACGTGCAGCACCCGCAATTACATACCAAGCCCTGGCAATGGCAGGGGAGTATGCAAGGTGGCTGGGAAAAATTTTCCGCAGACGGTGAATTAACCATTAATAATGCACTGATCATTTCTCATCAGTTGAAACGTAACCCTGATGAGGTTCAGATTGACTGGCAGTTGCAGGATAGTTTTCTGCTGGCTGGCAATTCATTTGCCGATCTCATCAAAGCATGGCCACCCTTGTTATCCCTTACGCAGGGTAAAGTTAAGGGCGAGGGCCGAATCGGTTTTGACCTTGAGAAAAATATCCTGAAAAAAGCGAGCGCATCATTGGTGATGAATGACATTTCCGGCATCTACGATACGACGACCTTTCAGGGACTAACGACAAACCTGTCGCTATCTGCCGGGCCGCAAGTGTTCACCTTGAATACTGATGAACTGCGCGTTAAACAGATTAATAAAGGTTTTGTGTTGGGTCCACTCACGGCTTCCGGTGGTTATACATCCGAATGGCAAAAGCCAGTCGGCGGGAAACTTTCACTGCAAGGTTTTCATATGGATGTTATTGGCGGTAGCGTCACCACACCAGCACAGGTGTTTGATCTTTCCCAAAGCAAACAATACCTGATGTTAACGCTGGATAATATTGACCTGGGCTTGCTGTTGCAGCAGCATCCTTCCACTGAACTCTCTGGCAGTGGCAGAATCTCAGGCACTGTACCGATCGAGATTACCGCCACCGGCGTAAGCATACCCAAAGGCATGGTGGCGGCCCGCCCGCCGGGTGGGCAATTGCAACTTCATTCCGACCGCGCAGAGGCACTGGCCAAATCGCAACCGAGCATGAAATTGATCACCGATGCCCTGGAGGATTTCCATTACACTGTCCTGGCCAGTGAGGTCAGTTACGATGAAGAGGGAAAACTGTTGTTGGGTTTACGCCTTGAGGGCCGAAACCCGGCGCTGGAGAATGGCCGGCCGGTTCATTTCAATATTACTCTGGAAGAAGATTTACCCGCGATGATCACCAGTATTCAGTTAAGCAGTCAGATCAGCGATGTGGTAAAAAAGCGTTTGCAGGAACATCTACAGAAACGATCCACCCGTTAA
- a CDS encoding YnbE family lipoprotein: MFIIRSGFFTLLLALVACTPTVQVAVPNEPININLNVKIQHEIYIKVDKQLDELFSDSSGLF; encoded by the coding sequence ATGTTCATCATCCGCAGTGGTTTTTTCACATTGCTTCTCGCACTGGTGGCTTGTACGCCCACCGTGCAGGTAGCGGTGCCGAATGAGCCGATCAATATCAATCTTAACGTCAAGATTCAGCACGAAATTTATATCAAGGTGGACAAACAGCTGGATGAACTGTTCAGTGATTCCAGCGGTTTGTTTTAA
- a CDS encoding YdbL family protein — MKIVSLIKLSLCGLLLVSLPLMAMNLQQAMSNLGTAKEQGLVGEQPDGYLGVVSASGDAAEIVKLINSARREQYQRLAKDNNLALPDVEAMAGLKAIEKTQTGHYIQVNGKWAKKP; from the coding sequence ATGAAAATAGTATCTTTAATAAAACTGAGCTTATGTGGTTTGTTACTCGTGTCTCTGCCGCTGATGGCCATGAACCTGCAACAGGCGATGAGCAACCTGGGTACCGCCAAAGAACAGGGGCTGGTTGGTGAGCAGCCGGATGGTTATCTGGGCGTGGTGAGTGCGTCCGGTGATGCTGCCGAGATTGTGAAATTGATTAACAGCGCACGGCGCGAGCAGTATCAGCGTTTGGCCAAAGACAATAATCTTGCACTGCCGGATGTTGAAGCTATGGCTGGTTTAAAGGCCATCGAAAAAACCCAGACGGGCCACTATATTCAGGTCAATGGAAAGTGGGCGAAAAAACCATAA
- a CDS encoding acyl-CoA thioesterase, giving the protein MESNEHRLSMSVLMTPDMANFSGKVHGGELLSWLDKVAYACASRYAGRYVVTLSVDRVIFRQAINVGELVTFLASVNYTGNTSMEVGIKVITEDIRSKVVRHTNSCYFTMVALDDDGKPISIEPLIPETEEEKRRFEEAKRRRELVRKQEAEHDAIKNEVSKMSL; this is encoded by the coding sequence ATGGAATCCAATGAACATCGCCTCAGCATGAGTGTGCTGATGACTCCGGACATGGCCAATTTTTCCGGCAAGGTACACGGCGGCGAATTATTATCCTGGCTCGATAAAGTCGCCTACGCCTGCGCGAGCCGGTATGCCGGGCGCTATGTGGTGACCTTGTCAGTGGATCGGGTCATCTTTCGCCAGGCGATTAATGTGGGTGAACTGGTGACTTTTCTGGCATCAGTAAATTACACCGGCAACACGTCGATGGAAGTGGGCATTAAAGTCATTACTGAAGATATTCGCTCGAAAGTGGTGCGTCATACCAACAGCTGTTATTTCACCATGGTTGCGTTGGACGATGATGGCAAGCCCATCTCCATAGAACCGCTGATACCGGAAACCGAAGAAGAAAAACGACGCTTTGAAGAGGCAAAACGGCGACGGGAACTGGTGCGTAAACAGGAAGCTGAGCACGATGCGATTAAAAATGAAGTGAGTAAGATGAGCCTGTGA
- a CDS encoding SGNH/GDSL hydrolase family protein, whose protein sequence is MFKSALLILALYAVAGCAHHSSNSAPADVFSGEQVRMIGRFAQHNDGEAAFTWPGSALEFRFEGTEAGITIASNGRTRFEVDVDGVVSDLWVKDGEAYYTLASGLEPGVHQLRLTRLTESFSVVTRFTTDPHTDGKLLLPPAAPSRRILAVGDSITAGYGVEGDSQACPYAPETSNQQLTYAALAAEELNADLHTIAWSGIGAWRSYGEEKPANPTILERYSRTLADDPESQWDITRYQPDAITIAIGTNDYWQGSVTDEYQLSMISLIDRIQRDYPDTPIYLIVSPMLTGAARDDQKARLTAMEEQHVHMLDLGKIEQADGYGCDYHPNTITQQRSAQALINRLRADLDW, encoded by the coding sequence ATGTTTAAAAGCGCATTGTTAATTCTGGCTCTCTATGCCGTGGCGGGTTGTGCACATCACTCGTCAAATTCCGCTCCTGCTGATGTTTTTTCCGGCGAGCAGGTTCGAATGATCGGGCGTTTCGCGCAACATAACGATGGCGAAGCTGCTTTCACCTGGCCGGGTTCGGCTCTGGAATTTCGCTTTGAGGGAACGGAAGCCGGTATTACTATCGCCAGCAATGGCCGCACCCGTTTTGAAGTGGATGTTGATGGTGTTGTTTCAGATTTATGGGTTAAGGACGGTGAAGCGTACTACACGCTCGCATCCGGTTTGGAACCCGGCGTTCATCAGTTGCGCCTTACGCGCTTGACGGAATCTTTTTCGGTGGTGACTCGCTTTACCACTGATCCACACACCGATGGAAAATTGTTGCTGCCACCGGCGGCACCCTCGCGCCGTATACTCGCGGTGGGTGATTCCATTACCGCCGGTTACGGTGTAGAAGGTGATAGCCAAGCCTGTCCTTACGCGCCGGAGACCAGCAATCAACAATTAACCTACGCGGCGTTGGCGGCGGAAGAGTTGAATGCAGATCTGCACACCATTGCCTGGTCGGGGATCGGCGCCTGGCGCTCATACGGCGAGGAGAAGCCGGCTAACCCCACGATACTTGAACGTTATTCCCGCACGCTCGCTGACGATCCTGAATCGCAATGGGACATCACCCGTTATCAACCTGACGCAATCACCATTGCCATCGGCACCAACGATTATTGGCAGGGGTCGGTCACGGATGAATATCAACTGAGTATGATCAGTTTGATTGATCGGATTCAGCGCGATTATCCCGACACGCCAATCTATCTAATCGTCAGCCCCATGTTGACCGGTGCCGCGCGCGATGATCAAAAAGCCCGGTTAACAGCCATGGAAGAACAGCATGTGCATATGCTGGATCTGGGAAAAATTGAACAGGCTGATGGTTACGGTTGCGATTACCACCCCAACACCATTACGCAACAACGTTCCGCACAAGCCTTGATTAATCGTTTGCGCGCTGATTTGGACTGGTAA
- a CDS encoding sodium:solute symporter family protein codes for MNSQAFLIAFTVYVLFLIWLGWAVSRKQKDGDDFLLAGRSLPLLLTMGTTVATMVGTGSSMGAVGFGYANGWAGALYGIGGAIGILLTAWWFAPTRDLQFMTMSEELSYYVGANRAVKNIVGVLIFLACIGWLGAHILGGGMYLAWIADIDATTAKIIIAVGFSIYVVIGGYSAVVWTDTIQAIILFFGFILMALFAIDKVGSWDAMMTAQPAANISFLAIDKVGALHALSLMMVVAVGVLATPSFRQRIYSGASVSSVRKSFIMSGGLYLFFSFIPALIGMAAFALNPELDNRNFAFPFLALEVLPLYIGIIVLIAGLSATMSSASSDAIAGVAILLRDIFIIVTGRSPAKEKMIGYSRIGVVFVTGLALSFALASDDIITYITNMISTVMSGMFACGVLGKFWPRYTWQGAIASLVGASGTSFAIMLTPAAMSALGNPILPSVSVALLAGIIASLITPRNTTSPSEALALLAEQRDKTNKQPAGNPATES; via the coding sequence ATGAACAGCCAGGCTTTCTTAATTGCATTCACAGTATATGTATTGTTTTTAATTTGGCTGGGCTGGGCTGTTTCGCGCAAGCAAAAAGACGGTGATGATTTTTTATTGGCAGGCCGCAGTTTGCCGCTGCTGCTGACCATGGGGACCACGGTGGCCACCATGGTCGGCACCGGTTCTTCCATGGGTGCGGTGGGTTTTGGTTATGCCAATGGTTGGGCCGGCGCGCTCTATGGTATCGGTGGGGCCATCGGCATTTTGTTAACCGCCTGGTGGTTTGCGCCCACGCGCGATCTGCAATTTATGACCATGAGTGAAGAACTTTCGTATTATGTGGGAGCAAATCGCGCGGTAAAAAATATTGTCGGTGTGCTGATTTTTCTCGCGTGCATTGGCTGGCTGGGCGCCCATATTCTCGGCGGTGGCATGTACCTGGCGTGGATTGCCGATATTGATGCAACCACCGCCAAGATTATTATTGCCGTGGGTTTCAGTATTTATGTGGTGATCGGCGGTTACAGCGCCGTGGTCTGGACCGATACGATTCAGGCCATTATTTTATTTTTCGGTTTTATCCTGATGGCTTTGTTCGCCATCGACAAAGTCGGCAGTTGGGATGCCATGATGACCGCGCAACCCGCCGCCAATATCAGCTTTCTCGCGATTGATAAAGTCGGTGCATTACACGCGCTGTCACTGATGATGGTGGTCGCGGTCGGTGTACTCGCTACACCGTCATTTCGCCAACGGATTTATTCCGGCGCCAGCGTCAGTTCGGTGCGGAAATCTTTTATTATGTCCGGCGGTTTGTATTTGTTTTTTTCGTTTATCCCCGCGTTGATCGGCATGGCCGCCTTTGCACTCAATCCGGAATTGGATAATCGCAACTTTGCGTTTCCATTTCTCGCACTGGAAGTGCTGCCGTTGTATATCGGCATTATTGTATTGATTGCCGGCTTGTCCGCCACCATGTCCAGCGCCAGCTCGGATGCAATCGCAGGTGTAGCGATTTTATTACGTGATATTTTTATTATCGTGACCGGGCGTTCGCCAGCCAAAGAAAAGATGATTGGTTATTCGCGTATCGGTGTCGTGTTTGTCACCGGGCTTGCATTAAGTTTTGCCCTGGCGTCGGACGATATTATTACCTACATCACCAATATGATTTCTACAGTGATGTCCGGTATGTTTGCCTGCGGTGTATTGGGAAAATTCTGGCCGCGTTATACCTGGCAGGGTGCAATAGCGTCACTGGTGGGTGCGTCGGGAACATCATTTGCCATCATGCTGACGCCGGCGGCGATGAGCGCATTAGGCAATCCTATCCTGCCGTCGGTCAGTGTTGCCTTGTTAGCTGGCATCATCGCCAGCTTGATCACGCCGCGCAACACGACTTCACCGAGCGAAGCATTAGCCCTGCTCGCTGAACAGCGCGATAAAACCAACAAACAACCCGCCGGCAATCCCGCCACAGAATCCTGA
- a CDS encoding RidA family protein: MSITRFGAAGGVGTGGQHLPFSSAVAAGGWLYVSGQTPMTDGEVVEGGIVEQSRLAINNCLKIMESAGYGLADVVHVTVILTDARYFQSFNKVFREVFGEHPPARICSVCDLVVDCKVEVGVVCYKDPAK; this comes from the coding sequence ATGAGCATTACTCGTTTCGGTGCCGCAGGCGGCGTTGGCACCGGTGGTCAGCATTTGCCTTTTTCCAGCGCGGTAGCCGCCGGTGGTTGGTTGTATGTATCCGGTCAGACTCCCATGACCGATGGTGAAGTCGTGGAAGGCGGTATCGTTGAGCAATCGCGTCTCGCCATCAACAATTGCCTGAAAATTATGGAAAGTGCCGGTTACGGTTTGGCCGATGTGGTTCACGTTACCGTGATCCTCACCGATGCACGTTATTTTCAATCCTTTAACAAAGTTTTTCGTGAAGTCTTCGGCGAGCACCCGCCCGCTCGCATCTGCTCCGTTTGTGATCTGGTAGTAGACTGTAAAGTAGAGGTCGGCGTGGTTTGCTACAAAGATCCTGCAAAATAA
- a CDS encoding amidohydrolase family protein, producing the protein MYETLIRGATIIDGSGAPAFAADVAIVNERISLHLAGSNIHAHTEIDAEGLFLAPGFIDVHTHDDTHVIKAPEMRAKITQGVTTVIVGNCGISASPVTLTGEPPNPMNLLGKQSDFSYPTFQDYVSAVEAAQPAVNVGALVGHTALRSNHMDDLMRPATRLEIDAMKKQLREAMAQGALGLSSGLAYNSAINATTEEVMALVEELARFDGIYTTHLRTEFDGIIEAMNEAFATAKHGKIPLIVSHLKCAGAGNWGRSSEIIKHLEHHAQSQKIACDCYPYSASSSTLDLGQVTDDYDVFITWSEPHPEMGGRLLAEIAADWKLPLLDAAKKLIPAGAVYHGMDEKDVRNILRFPRTMIGSDGLPNDPHPHPRLWGTFPRVIGHYARDLGLFDLPVAVRKMTGLSAEEFKLHQRGLIAQNYFADLVLFNIDRIKDTATFERPQQSAAGIEKVWVNGHLSYSSGQLSAQRAGKFLARAVQSPSTSSLVLCEETL; encoded by the coding sequence ATGTACGAAACCCTGATTCGTGGCGCCACCATTATTGATGGCAGCGGGGCTCCGGCCTTTGCTGCCGATGTCGCCATTGTTAACGAAAGGATCTCGCTCCACCTGGCTGGCAGCAATATCCACGCCCACACCGAAATCGATGCTGAAGGCTTATTCCTCGCCCCCGGTTTTATCGATGTCCATACCCACGACGATACCCATGTCATTAAAGCCCCGGAGATGCGCGCCAAGATTACCCAAGGCGTCACCACTGTTATCGTCGGTAACTGCGGCATCAGCGCCAGTCCGGTCACCCTGACCGGCGAACCGCCCAATCCCATGAACCTGCTGGGCAAACAGAGCGATTTTAGCTACCCGACTTTTCAGGATTATGTCAGCGCCGTTGAAGCGGCCCAGCCCGCCGTCAATGTCGGCGCGCTGGTGGGCCATACAGCGCTGCGCAGCAATCATATGGACGACCTGATGCGCCCGGCCACGCGGCTGGAAATCGACGCCATGAAAAAACAGCTGCGCGAGGCCATGGCGCAGGGTGCCCTGGGTTTAAGCTCTGGCTTGGCCTATAACAGCGCTATCAATGCAACGACAGAAGAAGTCATGGCGCTGGTGGAAGAGCTGGCCCGCTTTGACGGTATCTACACCACCCATCTGCGCACCGAATTCGATGGCATTATCGAGGCGATGAACGAAGCCTTTGCCACCGCCAAGCACGGCAAGATTCCCCTGATTGTGTCGCACCTGAAATGTGCCGGCGCCGGTAACTGGGGGCGCAGCAGTGAGATCATCAAACACCTCGAACACCATGCCCAATCACAAAAGATTGCCTGCGATTGCTACCCCTACTCTGCCAGCTCCAGCACTCTGGACCTGGGCCAGGTAACCGACGATTACGATGTGTTTATCACCTGGTCCGAACCGCACCCGGAGATGGGTGGGCGCCTGCTGGCCGAGATTGCCGCCGATTGGAAATTGCCACTGCTCGACGCGGCCAAAAAATTGATTCCCGCCGGCGCGGTGTATCACGGCATGGACGAAAAAGACGTGCGTAATATCCTGCGTTTTCCGCGCACCATGATTGGCTCCGATGGTTTACCTAATGATCCGCATCCGCATCCGCGTTTGTGGGGCACCTTCCCCCGTGTGATCGGCCATTATGCCCGCGACCTGGGTTTATTTGACTTGCCCGTGGCCGTGCGCAAGATGACCGGCTTGTCGGCCGAAGAATTCAAATTGCATCAACGCGGCCTGATCGCACAGAATTATTTTGCGGATCTGGTGCTGTTCAACATCGACCGCATCAAAGACACGGCGACCTTTGAACGGCCACAACAAAGCGCTGCCGGTATTGAAAAAGTATGGGTTAATGGTCACTTGTCTTACAGCAGTGGCCAACTCAGTGCGCAACGTGCCGGCAAATTTCTCGCGCGCGCCGTGCAATCTCCGTCAACATCATCGTTAGTTTTATGTGAGGAAACCTTATGA
- a CDS encoding MurR/RpiR family transcriptional regulator, producing MSYEIDMVSQIAKLYDQLSDAERKIATLILDDLNFAAHASISELAQKSEVSEATITRFARALGCKNVRDLKLRLAQSMAVGQRFISEVKVEPTGIHGIYETIKSALDFNAQLITVETVYTAVEMLSKARQILIFGVGGGSTIMAQECQHRLFRLGFAATAYSDPMLMRMAAAAIDNNDVVICLSLGGYSPDVNEAAEIARAYSAQTIAITPADSPLGKSVDLVIPIEPIETDYIFKPSASRYVMMAAIDVLATELAIKNKRKSREKLRRLKHNLDIHKHGKDRLPLGD from the coding sequence GTGAGTTACGAGATAGACATGGTGTCGCAGATAGCCAAACTCTACGATCAATTGAGTGACGCTGAACGGAAGATAGCTACACTAATTCTGGATGACCTGAATTTTGCCGCGCACGCCAGTATCAGCGAGCTTGCGCAGAAGTCCGAGGTGAGCGAAGCCACGATCACCCGGTTTGCCCGCGCACTGGGCTGTAAAAATGTCCGCGATCTCAAGTTGCGGCTGGCCCAATCGATGGCGGTGGGGCAGCGGTTTATCTCCGAGGTCAAGGTCGAGCCAACCGGTATCCACGGCATCTATGAAACCATCAAGAGCGCGCTGGACTTTAACGCGCAGCTTATCACCGTCGAGACGGTGTACACAGCAGTAGAAATGCTGAGCAAGGCGCGCCAGATCCTGATCTTCGGCGTGGGTGGTGGGTCCACGATCATGGCCCAGGAGTGCCAGCATCGCCTGTTTCGCCTGGGATTCGCCGCGACGGCGTATTCCGACCCCATGCTGATGCGCATGGCAGCGGCGGCGATTGATAACAATGATGTCGTGATTTGTTTGTCACTGGGCGGTTACAGCCCGGATGTTAATGAGGCAGCAGAGATTGCCCGCGCGTATAGCGCACAGACCATAGCGATTACCCCGGCCGATTCTCCGCTGGGTAAATCGGTGGATCTGGTGATACCCATAGAGCCGATAGAGACAGATTACATCTTCAAACCCAGCGCATCGCGCTACGTCATGATGGCGGCGATCGATGTACTGGCGACGGAGCTGGCCATTAAAAACAAACGTAAGAGCCGCGAAAAACTGCGGCGTTTGAAGCACAACCTGGATATACACAAACACGGTAAGGATCGTTTGCCCCTGGGGGACTAG
- a CDS encoding amino acid deaminase, whose amino-acid sequence MSVYNNSSLDIAEALAEAPLVVKGGGKPEFYRKPGWNLLREDVSLPAAVLYRSRLENNLQWMQRFADKRKVSLAPHGKTTMAPALFAHQMAAGSWAMTLATATQVSVAHRFGVRRVIMANQLVGQRNMEIISELLAKGLLDFYCLVDSVDNVRELARFFSARNQSLQVLIEIGVAGGRCGTRTPADVQALVEEIARHPVIQLAGIETYEGVIKGDNLAERIRAHVVMVKGLCLDLLAQNAFDVQKIVLTGAGSAWYDIVAEVFGEELNQRIIPVIRPGCYIVHDQGLCMHNQDNLMARCGLDAEIDGDLQSAMEIWAYVQSIPEPGQAVITLGKRDVAFDAGLPIPNLHYRPGSESPVAASPEWKVVSMMDQHAAMTFPAGDDLRVGDIIAFGTSHPCLTFDKWQQMCVIDDNYNVVDLVRTFF is encoded by the coding sequence ATGAGTGTTTATAACAATTCTTCACTGGATATCGCCGAGGCGCTTGCCGAAGCACCACTGGTGGTTAAAGGCGGTGGAAAACCGGAGTTCTACCGCAAGCCGGGTTGGAATTTACTGCGTGAGGACGTGAGCCTTCCCGCCGCCGTCCTCTACCGTTCAAGACTGGAAAATAACCTGCAGTGGATGCAGCGATTCGCTGATAAACGTAAGGTCAGCCTTGCACCCCACGGTAAGACCACCATGGCGCCCGCGTTGTTTGCGCACCAGATGGCAGCGGGCTCCTGGGCGATGACCCTGGCCACCGCCACCCAAGTATCGGTGGCGCATCGTTTTGGTGTGCGCCGGGTGATTATGGCTAACCAGCTGGTTGGTCAGCGGAATATGGAGATCATCAGCGAATTGCTCGCCAAAGGTCTGTTGGATTTTTATTGCCTGGTGGATTCGGTTGACAATGTGCGGGAACTGGCCCGCTTCTTCAGCGCGCGCAACCAAAGCCTGCAAGTGCTGATTGAGATAGGCGTAGCCGGTGGCCGCTGTGGTACCCGCACCCCGGCGGACGTGCAGGCGCTGGTGGAAGAGATTGCCCGGCATCCAGTGATTCAATTGGCGGGTATTGAAACCTACGAAGGCGTGATCAAGGGCGATAACCTGGCGGAGCGCATCCGCGCCCATGTGGTGATGGTCAAGGGTTTATGCCTGGATCTGCTGGCTCAGAATGCGTTTGATGTGCAGAAAATTGTGCTGACCGGTGCCGGTTCCGCTTGGTACGACATCGTGGCCGAGGTATTTGGTGAGGAGCTGAACCAACGCATTATCCCGGTGATCCGACCCGGTTGTTACATCGTTCACGATCAGGGGCTGTGCATGCACAACCAGGACAATCTGATGGCCCGCTGCGGCCTGGATGCCGAAATTGACGGCGACCTGCAATCTGCCATGGAAATCTGGGCCTATGTGCAATCCATCCCCGAGCCGGGCCAGGCGGTGATCACCCTCGGCAAGCGCGATGTGGCCTTTGATGCGGGATTGCCTATACCCAATTTACATTACCGTCCCGGGAGCGAATCGCCGGTTGCGGCCTCTCCGGAATGGAAAGTCGTGTCCATGATGGATCAACATGCCGCCATGACCTTTCCGGCGGGAGATGATTTGCGCGTGGGCGATATCATCGCCTTTGGTACGTCCCATCCTTGTTTGACTTTCGATAAATGGCAGCAGATGTGTGTGATCGACGATAACTATAATGTGGTGGATCTGGTGCGCACCTTCTTTTAA